The following proteins are co-located in the Thermodesulfobacteriota bacterium genome:
- a CDS encoding class I SAM-dependent methyltransferase has protein sequence MQRLIMEEIREKYDYEPFADTEEYRQVNGDCIYSWVELMKKKGTNSIDAILDIATGAGTMVQIVFDYLPESWRKAAVMCLDQSGEALKLAQSKLEKTVERLKLVHSFVEDMTLDDSSIDFAVWGNGIHYLSEEDQLDSIKRIKQALKPGGFFFFNTAFYEEARPVETLPFYRTQVKTAVQYLRERGVSRLKDDSRTEASKFLPKAYYEELVQRSGFKLVEVKEFAVDMKREAWEYISSFQQYAAGALRGYPVDEAVRAMREAVQPALEQHGERDSDGNLYITRKWLAISSQV, from the coding sequence ATGCAGAGGTTGATAATGGAAGAGATAAGGGAAAAATACGACTACGAGCCTTTCGCAGACACCGAAGAGTACAGACAGGTGAACGGCGATTGTATATACAGCTGGGTCGAGCTGATGAAAAAGAAGGGCACGAACAGTATCGATGCCATCCTCGACATCGCCACCGGCGCGGGCACCATGGTTCAGATCGTATTCGATTACCTTCCCGAGAGCTGGCGCAAGGCAGCCGTGATGTGCCTCGACCAGTCGGGCGAGGCCCTTAAGCTCGCCCAGTCGAAGCTCGAAAAGACCGTCGAAAGGCTGAAGCTCGTTCACTCGTTCGTCGAGGACATGACCCTCGACGACAGCAGCATCGACTTCGCCGTCTGGGGCAACGGGATACATTATCTGTCCGAAGAGGACCAGCTCGACAGCATCAAGAGAATAAAGCAGGCGTTAAAACCGGGCGGGTTTTTCTTCTTCAACACGGCGTTTTACGAAGAGGCCAGGCCCGTCGAGACGCTGCCCTTTTACCGCACGCAGGTCAAGACGGCCGTTCAGTATCTAAGGGAGCGCGGCGTCAGCAGGCTGAAGGACGATTCGAGGACCGAGGCTTCGAAGTTCCTCCCGAAGGCGTATTACGAGGAGCTCGTACAGAGGTCGGGCTTCAAGCTCGTCGAGGTAAAGGAGTTCGCCGTGGACATGAAGCGCGAGGCCTGGGAATACATAAGCTCCTTCCAGCAGTACGCGGCGGGGGCTCTCAGGGGCTACCCCGTGGACGAGGCCGTCCGCGCGATGAGAGAGGCCGTACAGCCCGCCCTGGAGCAGCACGGCGAGAGGGACAGCGACGGAAACCTCTATATCACCCGCAAGTGGCTCGCCATAAGCTCCCAGGTCTGA
- the queC gene encoding 7-cyano-7-deazaguanine synthase QueC — protein MNRKAVIILSGGIDSTTLLYDTAAKGYEVSALTFIYGQKHEREISSARAICGRMSVPHMVVDLSGLKPLLSGSALTDPGVDIPDVPETSEHYETLKSTIVPNRNAIFLSIAVGYAVSSGAGAVLFGAHHSDRGVYPDCRAEFVEAFQAAERLATDMPELRIEAPYAGFDKSEIVRLGAGLGVPFGLAWSCYKGGEIHCGVCSSCRERKRAFAEAGVPDPTGYRA, from the coding sequence ATGAACAGGAAGGCCGTAATAATCCTCTCGGGGGGAATCGACAGCACGACGCTGCTGTACGATACGGCGGCGAAGGGCTACGAGGTTTCGGCCCTCACATTCATCTACGGGCAGAAGCACGAGAGGGAGATAAGCTCGGCGCGGGCCATATGCGGGCGTATGTCAGTCCCTCACATGGTCGTCGATCTTTCGGGGCTGAAGCCGCTCCTTTCCGGCTCGGCGCTGACCGACCCGGGCGTCGATATTCCGGACGTGCCGGAGACGTCGGAGCACTACGAGACGCTGAAATCGACTATAGTCCCCAACCGTAACGCCATATTCCTCTCGATAGCCGTCGGGTACGCGGTGAGCTCGGGGGCGGGCGCCGTTCTCTTCGGGGCGCACCATTCCGACAGGGGCGTCTATCCCGACTGCAGGGCCGAATTCGTCGAGGCGTTCCAGGCGGCGGAGAGGCTCGCGACGGACATGCCGGAGCTTCGCATAGAGGCCCCCTACGCCGGGTTCGACAAGTCGGAGATAGTCCGGCTCGGGGCCGGGCTCGGGGTGCCGTTCGGGCTCGCCTGGAGCTGCTACAAGGGCGGGGAGATACACTGCGGGGTGTGCAGCTCCTGCAGGGAGCGCAAGAGGGCGTTCGCCGAGGCCGGGGTCCCCGACCCGACGGGGTACAGGGCATGA
- a CDS encoding inositol-3-phosphate synthase, with amino-acid sequence MADTKKKSTKKQKKIQKPSGKLGVLIPGMGGAVATTFIAGVEAIRRGLGKPVGSLTQMARIRIGKRTEKKSPLIKDFIELAGLDDLVFAGWDIYPDNCYEASIKAGVLEKDQVEALREPLERLKPMPAVFSRDYVKNLDGRHLKKGKTKMDLARQLIEDIENFKKESGVSRLVMVWCGSTEVYIKQSPVHASLTAFEKGLRENHPDVAPSMIYAYAALKCGVPYANGAPNLSVDFPAMMDLAKKNGLPIAGKDFKTGQTLMKTILAPGLKSRMIGLHGWFSTNILGNRDGEVLDDPYSFKTKEESKLSVLEYMFQPELYPELYSDYYHKVRINYYPPRGDAKEAWDNIDIFGWLGYPMQIKVNFLCRDSILAAPIVLDLVLFLDLASRAGLDGIQEWLSFYFKSPMHGEDLYPEHDLFIQLMKLKNTLRYLKGEELITHLGLDYYNLM; translated from the coding sequence TTGGCGGACACTAAAAAGAAATCCACGAAAAAGCAAAAAAAGATACAGAAACCCTCGGGCAAGCTGGGGGTTCTCATACCGGGGATGGGCGGTGCGGTGGCCACGACCTTCATCGCCGGGGTCGAGGCCATAAGGCGCGGGCTCGGAAAGCCCGTCGGCTCCCTCACCCAGATGGCCCGTATAAGGATCGGCAAGAGGACGGAAAAGAAGTCCCCCCTCATTAAGGACTTCATCGAGCTCGCCGGGCTCGACGATCTGGTCTTCGCGGGCTGGGACATCTACCCGGATAACTGCTACGAGGCTTCCATAAAGGCCGGGGTTCTCGAAAAGGACCAGGTCGAGGCCCTCCGCGAGCCTTTGGAGCGGCTGAAGCCGATGCCCGCCGTATTCAGCAGGGACTACGTCAAGAATCTCGACGGCAGGCACCTCAAGAAAGGCAAGACCAAGATGGACCTTGCCAGGCAGCTCATCGAAGACATAGAGAATTTCAAGAAAGAGAGCGGCGTTTCGAGGCTCGTCATGGTGTGGTGCGGGAGCACAGAGGTCTACATAAAGCAGTCGCCCGTGCACGCGTCCCTCACCGCTTTCGAAAAGGGGCTCAGGGAGAACCATCCCGACGTAGCCCCGAGCATGATCTACGCCTACGCCGCGCTCAAGTGCGGCGTGCCCTACGCCAACGGCGCGCCCAACCTGTCGGTGGACTTCCCCGCGATGATGGACCTCGCGAAGAAGAACGGCCTGCCGATCGCCGGCAAGGACTTCAAGACAGGTCAGACGCTCATGAAGACGATCCTCGCCCCGGGCCTCAAGAGCAGGATGATAGGCCTTCACGGGTGGTTTTCGACGAACATACTCGGGAACCGCGACGGCGAGGTGCTCGACGACCCCTATTCCTTCAAGACCAAGGAAGAGAGCAAGCTGAGCGTCCTCGAATACATGTTCCAGCCCGAGCTCTACCCCGAATTATATTCGGATTATTACCACAAGGTAAGGATCAACTACTATCCTCCGAGGGGCGACGCCAAGGAAGCCTGGGACAACATCGACATATTCGGCTGGCTCGGCTACCCGATGCAGATAAAGGTCAACTTCCTCTGCAGGGACAGCATACTTGCGGCCCCGATAGTGCTCGACCTGGTGCTGTTTCTGGACCTCGCGAGCAGGGCCGGTCTCGACGGCATACAGGAATGGCTCTCGTTTTACTTCAAGAGCCCTATGCACGGCGAAGACCTCTACCCCGAGCACGACCTCTTCATTCAGCTCATGAAGCTGAAGAACACCCTCAGGTACCTGAAGGGCGAAGAGCTCATCACGCACCTCGGCCTCGACTACTACAACCTGATGTAA
- a CDS encoding radical SAM protein: MKISEIFFSLQGEGIEIGLPTVFVRLFACDLRCSWCDTMYAVEGRDFKDMTVEAVMEEIASYGCRRVCITGGEPLIQAKEAAALAAMLTAEGYCIVLETSGHKMPPPEFWGENTVISMDCKCPGSGMEGRMDFGLFSKLRPGDQLKFVIGGDADYEYAKKVISDNEIRANIIFQPVGGEGLGALTDRVLADRLGRVRVLPQLHKILWGNKRGV; this comes from the coding sequence ATGAAGATAAGCGAGATATTCTTCTCGCTCCAGGGCGAGGGGATAGAGATAGGGCTCCCTACCGTGTTCGTCAGGCTCTTCGCGTGCGACCTCCGGTGCTCGTGGTGCGACACGATGTACGCCGTCGAGGGGAGGGATTTTAAGGACATGACCGTCGAGGCCGTCATGGAGGAGATAGCGTCATACGGGTGCCGGAGGGTATGCATCACGGGGGGCGAGCCGCTCATCCAGGCGAAGGAGGCGGCGGCGCTGGCGGCGATGCTTACGGCGGAGGGATACTGCATCGTCCTCGAAACGAGCGGGCACAAGATGCCACCGCCCGAGTTCTGGGGGGAAAACACGGTCATCAGCATGGACTGCAAGTGCCCCGGGTCGGGGATGGAGGGGCGGATGGACTTCGGCCTCTTTTCGAAGCTCCGTCCCGGGGACCAGCTCAAGTTCGTCATAGGCGGCGACGCCGATTACGAATACGCGAAGAAGGTTATTTCCGACAATGAAATCAGGGCTAATATCATATTCCAGCCTGTGGGCGGAGAGGGGCTCGGGGCGCTGACGGACCGCGTCCTCGCAGACAGGCTCGGCAGGGTGCGCGTCCTGCCGCAGCTCCACAAAATTCTGTGGGGGAACAAACGTGGTGTATAA
- the dcm gene encoding DNA (cytosine-5-)-methyltransferase, translating into MVRSVVKSKNPPPFLHGITRYVDMFCGIGGFHLAASAFGMECVFACDIDEEARRTYEHNFNIRPESDISRIKPNNVPDHDIFFAGFPCQPFSIIGNRQGFSDIRGTLFFEIVRILEAKRPRAVLLENVKQLVSHDKGRTLERIVQELENLGYHISWKILNALDYGLPQKRERILIAGTLDDFTDFTWPEGNKPMKPLSEILEKDPDPKHFVSERILKRRQAAHTSKHNPGIWHENKQGNISSYPYSCALRAGASYNYLLVNGERRLTPREMLRLQGFPDSFEIVCNDTQARKQAGNAVPVPLVKAGIEGILNVIGASKTQRKKQSAQ; encoded by the coding sequence ATGGTGCGGAGCGTGGTAAAATCGAAAAACCCTCCCCCGTTTTTACACGGCATCACAAGATACGTTGATATGTTCTGTGGCATTGGGGGATTTCATTTGGCGGCGTCAGCATTTGGCATGGAGTGCGTATTCGCTTGCGATATAGACGAAGAGGCTCGTCGAACTTATGAGCACAATTTTAACATTAGGCCAGAAAGCGATATTTCCCGCATTAAACCGAACAACGTACCGGATCACGACATCTTCTTCGCCGGTTTCCCTTGTCAACCATTCTCGATAATAGGGAACCGTCAAGGGTTTAGCGATATTCGCGGAACTCTGTTTTTTGAAATCGTTAGAATACTGGAAGCTAAAAGGCCGCGCGCCGTACTCTTGGAAAATGTGAAGCAATTAGTATCGCATGATAAGGGACGCACCCTAGAGCGAATTGTTCAGGAGCTGGAAAATTTAGGCTATCACATTTCATGGAAGATTTTAAATGCATTAGATTACGGGTTGCCCCAAAAACGTGAGAGAATCTTAATCGCAGGCACTTTAGACGATTTTACGGATTTCACGTGGCCGGAAGGCAATAAGCCGATGAAGCCTTTAAGTGAAATATTGGAGAAAGACCCCGACCCCAAACATTTCGTAAGCGAGCGGATTCTGAAACGCAGACAAGCCGCGCATACGAGCAAGCACAATCCTGGCATTTGGCATGAGAACAAACAGGGCAATATATCGAGCTATCCCTATTCATGCGCTTTAAGGGCCGGAGCGTCATATAATTACTTATTGGTGAATGGAGAAAGAAGGCTAACTCCCCGAGAAATGCTCCGCTTGCAAGGATTCCCGGATTCTTTTGAAATTGTTTGCAACGATACTCAAGCCAGAAAACAGGCGGGTAACGCCGTACCCGTCCCGCTAGTCAAAGCAGGTATTGAAGGAATATTGAATGTCATCGGAGCCTCCAAAACTCAAAGGAAAAAACAAAGCGCGCAATAG
- a CDS encoding very short patch repair endonuclease yields the protein MSSKSHMSKVRAKNTTPEIKIRQILWKMGKRGYRLHRSDLPGKPDIAFIKRKKAIFVHGCFWHGHNCRAGRNTPGTNTDYWGPKLARNQARDKKHVSELKSLNWDVLIIWECELKNREAVEKRIKNYLCVSSI from the coding sequence ATGAGTTCAAAGTCTCACATGTCGAAAGTGAGGGCGAAAAACACTACCCCCGAAATAAAAATCAGACAGATTTTGTGGAAGATGGGCAAACGGGGTTATCGCCTGCATCGCTCCGACTTGCCGGGAAAGCCCGATATCGCTTTTATCAAGCGGAAGAAAGCCATTTTTGTACATGGCTGTTTTTGGCATGGGCATAATTGCCGCGCGGGTAGAAATACTCCCGGCACAAACACTGATTACTGGGGGCCTAAACTCGCAAGAAATCAGGCGCGAGATAAAAAACACGTTAGTGAGCTTAAATCCCTGAATTGGGATGTCCTTATTATTTGGGAGTGCGAATTGAAAAACCGGGAAGCCGTCGAAAAACGAATCAAAAACTACCTATGTGTGTCAAGTATATAA
- a CDS encoding IS1595 family transposase, whose translation MNKPRKQVNAPQPSSFEFFERFPDEDSAREYVESARWPNGIICIHCGHDEVYKIRKGKLYTCKSCRKQFTIRTGTVMEDSHIAIRKWLYAMYLVSTARKGISSIQLSKELGITQKSAWFMLHRIREACHMDGQISGVVEADETYIGGKEKNRHKNKKLGLGRGPVGKTAVFGTCSRDGEVRAMVIEDTEGETIQTALSKNVAQGSKLYTDEHRSYKTVNGYRHESLNHNIGEYVRGEVHTNTVESMWALIKRGHYGTFHQWSKKHLNRYIDEFCFRLNTRGLPAFDRKPGNCGITFSRALVVGMEGRRLKYKDLIQ comes from the coding sequence ATGAACAAACCAAGAAAGCAAGTCAACGCGCCGCAACCCAGTTCTTTTGAATTTTTCGAGCGATTCCCCGACGAGGACTCGGCGAGAGAATACGTAGAGTCGGCAAGGTGGCCCAATGGAATTATCTGCATACACTGTGGCCATGATGAAGTTTATAAAATCCGCAAAGGAAAGCTATATACTTGCAAATCATGCAGAAAGCAGTTTACAATAAGAACAGGCACAGTAATGGAGGATTCTCATATTGCCATTCGCAAATGGTTATATGCGATGTATCTCGTTAGTACCGCCCGAAAAGGAATATCCTCAATACAGTTATCGAAAGAGCTTGGCATCACCCAGAAATCAGCTTGGTTTATGCTTCACAGAATACGAGAGGCTTGTCATATGGATGGACAAATTAGCGGCGTAGTCGAAGCGGATGAGACTTATATCGGCGGCAAAGAAAAAAACCGTCATAAGAACAAAAAGCTTGGTTTGGGACGTGGCCCGGTAGGTAAAACCGCCGTATTTGGAACGTGTAGCCGCGATGGAGAAGTGAGAGCTATGGTTATCGAGGACACCGAGGGCGAAACGATTCAAACTGCTTTATCAAAAAACGTCGCGCAAGGCTCGAAGCTGTACACGGATGAACATAGATCGTATAAAACGGTTAATGGTTATCGGCATGAATCTTTAAATCACAACATTGGCGAGTACGTCCGTGGGGAAGTTCATACTAACACCGTAGAAAGCATGTGGGCTCTAATAAAGCGCGGGCATTATGGAACCTTCCACCAGTGGAGCAAGAAACATTTAAATAGGTATATCGACGAATTTTGTTTTCGCCTGAACACAAGGGGCCTTCCCGCTTTTGATAGGAAGCCCGGAAATTGCGGCATAACGTTCTCTAGGGCACTCGTGGTAGGCATGGAGGGGCGTAGGCTGAAATACAAGGACTTAATACAATGA
- a CDS encoding cytochrome c/FTR1 family iron permease — MRKTAIISVAAVLLLLVFALPSYSSPPEAKRILSLVDYIGGDYRNAVSGGEIINGDEYREMLEFSSEVGGLFSDMEKEGGDSAGLGPDLARLSGLIKDKADPAEVERLSASIKSKIITAYNIVPHPPEPPSVANGEALYGAQCSLCHGTAGAGDGPVASGLNPAPANFIDPEVSSVLSPFKVYNTMFYGIAGTGMPSFPQLSDEEKWDVAFYVMSLGWTEADVSKGEAAASGVPADLGDYKTLATLSNSELEGKISESVKNPGDAAFVLAYLRKGAAAEAPSGKSPVALTKSLLAESMDLYKKGETDAAYKKALDAYLEGFEKVETDLFVKDKALATGIESRFGELRGAMKSGKPADEVLALGSVIDGDLTTAGTVLTSGDASTYISFVNSFAIIVREGLEAILIIAAIIAFMGASGATRQIKYIHYGWILALAAGLATWFLASTLISISGMQRELIEGITSIVAAVVLFYVSYWLISKVDVRVWKHYIKGKVERALSTGSVVTLASVSFFAVYREAFETVLFYQALWLQAGNSRHAVIWGAVAGAAVLVVLFYVIFKLALRIPLKYFFSFTSVFLYLLAFILIGKGIKEFQEAGIVGITPLGFLPQIDVLGFYPTLETAVPQAVLLLAFLFAVFWMYSVNGKKRPDEAGIPAGVRDMRAALGQMKSDLAEWKGREDGDELGRKIEDAIARVGDLEERLSDLGSSASSHAHPQGTK; from the coding sequence ATGAGAAAAACTGCTATAATATCCGTGGCCGCAGTCCTGCTGCTCCTTGTTTTCGCCCTGCCTTCGTACTCCTCCCCGCCCGAAGCCAAGAGGATACTCTCGCTCGTCGATTACATCGGGGGCGATTACCGTAACGCCGTAAGCGGCGGCGAGATAATAAACGGCGACGAATACAGAGAGATGCTCGAGTTCTCGTCCGAGGTGGGCGGGCTCTTCTCGGACATGGAGAAGGAGGGCGGGGACAGCGCCGGGCTCGGGCCCGACCTCGCCAGGCTGAGCGGCCTTATCAAGGACAAGGCCGACCCGGCCGAGGTCGAGAGGCTTTCGGCGTCGATAAAGTCGAAGATAATAACGGCGTATAATATAGTTCCGCACCCTCCCGAGCCTCCTTCCGTCGCCAACGGGGAGGCCCTTTACGGGGCGCAGTGCTCCCTCTGCCACGGCACGGCCGGGGCCGGTGACGGCCCTGTGGCAAGCGGGCTCAATCCGGCGCCCGCGAATTTCATCGATCCCGAAGTTTCGTCCGTCCTTTCACCCTTCAAGGTTTACAACACGATGTTTTACGGCATAGCCGGGACGGGGATGCCTTCGTTTCCACAGCTCTCGGACGAGGAAAAATGGGACGTCGCCTTCTACGTGATGTCGCTCGGGTGGACCGAAGCCGACGTTTCGAAGGGCGAAGCGGCCGCTTCGGGCGTGCCGGCCGACCTGGGGGATTATAAAACCCTCGCCACCCTCTCCAACTCGGAGCTCGAAGGGAAGATATCGGAGAGCGTGAAGAACCCCGGGGACGCCGCTTTTGTCCTCGCGTACCTGAGAAAGGGGGCCGCCGCCGAGGCCCCTTCGGGCAAGTCGCCGGTCGCGCTGACGAAGTCGCTCCTCGCGGAGTCGATGGACCTCTACAAAAAGGGGGAGACGGACGCCGCCTACAAGAAGGCGCTCGACGCCTATCTCGAAGGGTTCGAGAAGGTCGAGACGGACCTCTTCGTCAAGGACAAGGCGCTCGCGACGGGTATAGAGTCGCGGTTCGGCGAGCTGCGCGGCGCGATGAAATCCGGTAAGCCCGCGGACGAGGTGCTCGCCCTCGGGAGCGTCATCGACGGCGACCTGACCACCGCGGGGACGGTCCTTACGAGCGGGGATGCGAGCACTTATATCTCGTTCGTAAACTCTTTCGCGATAATAGTCAGAGAAGGGCTCGAGGCGATTCTCATAATCGCGGCGATAATAGCCTTCATGGGGGCTTCGGGCGCGACCCGGCAGATAAAGTACATACACTACGGCTGGATACTGGCGCTCGCGGCCGGTCTCGCGACGTGGTTCCTCGCGAGCACGCTCATATCCATCAGCGGCATGCAGAGGGAGCTCATCGAAGGCATCACCTCCATCGTTGCCGCCGTCGTGCTCTTCTACGTGAGCTATTGGCTCATATCGAAGGTAGACGTGCGCGTATGGAAGCACTACATAAAGGGGAAGGTCGAAAGGGCGCTGTCCACGGGGAGCGTCGTAACGCTCGCGAGCGTATCGTTCTTCGCCGTCTACAGGGAAGCCTTCGAAACGGTCCTCTTCTACCAGGCGCTGTGGCTCCAGGCCGGGAATTCGCGCCACGCCGTCATATGGGGGGCCGTCGCGGGCGCCGCGGTCCTGGTCGTCCTTTTCTACGTGATATTCAAGCTCGCGCTCAGGATTCCGCTGAAATACTTCTTCTCCTTCACGAGCGTATTCCTTTACCTCCTGGCCTTCATACTCATAGGCAAGGGCATAAAGGAATTCCAGGAAGCGGGGATCGTCGGCATCACGCCGCTCGGCTTCCTGCCGCAGATAGACGTCCTCGGCTTCTACCCGACGCTGGAGACGGCGGTCCCGCAGGCGGTGCTGCTCCTGGCGTTTCTCTTCGCCGTCTTCTGGATGTATTCCGTTAACGGGAAGAAGCGCCCGGACGAGGCCGGTATCCCGGCCGGCGTCAGGGACATGCGGGCCGCGCTCGGGCAGATGAAGAGCGACCTCGCCGAATGGAAGGGGCGCGAGGACGGGGACGAGCTCGGGAGGAAGATAGAGGACGCGATAGCCCGCGTAGGGGACCTCGAAGAGAGGCTCTCGGACCTCGGGAGCTCGGCGTCCTCCCACGCCCACCCGCAGGGGACGAAGTAA